In Solea senegalensis isolate Sse05_10M linkage group LG18, IFAPA_SoseM_1, whole genome shotgun sequence, a single window of DNA contains:
- the LOC122759235 gene encoding phenylethanolamine N-methyltransferase has product MERKQKENGVAAMAVCYQGFDPAAYLQYNYTAPRADFGRNDSIVPWKLACLHRAFTEGDVSGELLVDIGSGPTLYQVLSGCEVFKKVLLTDFLEVNRQELRRWVQDEKGCNLDWTPYLQHVCKLEGRRPSAWTEKAAKLREVITDIVPIDVHRPHPLAPDALPSAGADCLVSCFCLESVSPDLAAFTRALGHIGGLLRPRGHLLLIGALGESYYFGGPGVKIPVVPLNEAQVCASLKESGFTLIRLEVYTLSQDMRVGVDDVTGVFFAKARKD; this is encoded by the exons ATGGAAAGGAAGCAAAAGGAGAATGGAGTAGCTGCCATGGCTGTCTGCTATCAGGGATTTGATCCTGCAGCATATCTACAGTACAACTACACTGCACCTCGTGCTGACTTTGGGAGAAATGACAGCATAGTGCCATGGAAACTGGCGTGTCTGCACCGAGCGTTCACTGAAG GAGATGTGAGTGGTGAGCTGCTGGTGGACATAGGCTCGGGTCCTACCCTGTACCAGGTGCTGAGTGGCTGTGAGGTTTTCAAAAAGGTGCTCCTCACAGACTTCCTGGAGGTCAACAGGCAGGAGCTGAGGCGCTGGGTCCAGGATGAGAAAGGCTGCAACCTGGACTGGACACCGTATCTCCAGCACGTGTGCAAGCTGGAGGGACGACG GCCCTCAGCATGGACAGAGAAAGCTGCAAAGCTACGCGAGGTCATCACAGACATCGTCCCAATTGATGTGCACCGTCCCCATCCTCTGGCCCCCGACGCTCTGCCTTCAGCAGGGGCCGACTGTCTTGTGTCCTGCTTCTGTCTCGAGAGTGTCAGCCCGGACCTTGCTGCTTTCACCAGGGCCTTGGGTCACATTGGGGGGCTCCTGCGGCCCCGAGGCCACCTCCTGCTCATTGGGGCTCTGGGTGAGAGTTACTATTTCGGGGGTCCAGGTGTGAAAATCCCTGTGGTGCCACTGAATGAGGCCCAGGTCTGTGCTAGTTTGAAGGAAAGTGGCTTCACTCTTATACGACTTGAGGTTTACACACTGTCTCAGGACATGAGGGTCGGAGTCGATGATGTGACCGGGGTATTTTTTGCAAAGGCTAGAAAGGACTAA